A stretch of Pseudomonadota bacterium DNA encodes these proteins:
- a CDS encoding VC_2705 family sodium/solute symporter codes for MGIQTGFKLGPAIILAVILVAFVGIGVGHKAKDQDDYWAAGRGIGRVGAGAAIASNWMSAASFLGMAGLLYLKGYFSTAYLLGWTGGYVMLLVLMAGQIRRFGKYTAGDFIGDRYESNAARIIAAVTAIIISLTYSIAQYKGIALMFSWVFGFNYATSVIVGTGVVLTYIIIAGMLGATKNMQFQYTVIITAFIFPLIFIARKLGYFYLIPEIGYGSAVWDLGHTYATAAGIGQDATAALAPGLAAKIAAANVKFVAPWGVSSMYKWIALCFTMMVGTAGLPHVLSRFYVVPNTRDARWSVVWGLFFIGLLYWSSPAYANFARVMAAKMGMVPRKELADAIVVLAAERAGLPQWFCGYLAAGAISAAFSTVSGLLIAAGSAVAHDIYYRVINPDASEKSRMVVSKVAVFGLGLVVIIFALKPFALIAQIVAMAFAIAGNTIFPTFLLGIWWGRANKYGAIAGMLTGLGLTVFFFFWGRGAGKGTFLSELIPFTSSSLILMPVALITNIIVSSMTPPPSEEIRKFLHEQVHGVKFG; via the coding sequence ATGGGAATACAAACTGGATTTAAGCTGGGACCGGCGATTATTCTGGCCGTTATTCTAGTTGCTTTTGTTGGTATTGGTGTCGGCCATAAAGCCAAGGATCAGGATGACTACTGGGCGGCCGGCCGTGGTATCGGCCGGGTGGGCGCCGGCGCCGCCATCGCCAGTAACTGGATGAGTGCGGCCAGTTTTCTGGGTATGGCCGGCCTGCTCTATTTGAAGGGCTATTTTTCGACGGCTTATCTCCTCGGCTGGACCGGCGGTTACGTTATGCTGCTGGTGCTGATGGCCGGGCAGATCCGTCGCTTCGGGAAATATACCGCCGGCGATTTTATCGGTGACCGTTACGAGTCCAACGCGGCGCGGATTATTGCCGCCGTGACGGCGATTATAATTTCTTTAACCTACTCCATCGCCCAGTACAAGGGGATCGCCCTAATGTTCAGCTGGGTGTTCGGCTTTAACTATGCCACCTCGGTTATCGTTGGTACCGGCGTCGTTCTGACTTATATTATCATCGCCGGGATGCTCGGGGCTACCAAGAACATGCAGTTCCAGTACACGGTTATTATTACCGCTTTTATCTTCCCGCTGATTTTTATTGCCAGGAAACTGGGCTATTTCTATCTGATCCCGGAAATCGGCTATGGCTCCGCGGTGTGGGATCTGGGACACACTTATGCCACCGCGGCCGGCATTGGTCAGGACGCTACCGCGGCTCTGGCTCCGGGACTGGCGGCTAAAATTGCCGCAGCCAACGTGAAATTCGTGGCGCCCTGGGGTGTGAGTTCTATGTACAAGTGGATTGCCCTGTGTTTTACCATGATGGTGGGGACTGCTGGTCTGCCGCACGTGCTCTCCCGTTTCTACGTTGTGCCTAATACCCGTGACGCCCGCTGGTCAGTAGTCTGGGGCCTGTTCTTTATCGGTCTGCTCTACTGGAGTTCACCGGCTTACGCCAACTTCGCCCGGGTCATGGCTGCCAAGATGGGCATGGTGCCGAGGAAGGAACTGGCCGACGCCATTGTCGTTCTGGCTGCTGAACGGGCCGGGCTGCCCCAGTGGTTCTGCGGCTATCTGGCTGCCGGGGCCATTTCGGCGGCTTTCTCCACGGTTTCCGGTCTGCTGATTGCAGCGGGTTCGGCGGTTGCCCATGATATCTACTACCGGGTTATCAATCCTGATGCCTCTGAAAAATCCCGGATGGTGGTTTCCAAGGTTGCCGTTTTTGGTCTCGGGCTGGTTGTTATTATTTTCGCCTTGAAGCCGTTCGCTCTGATTGCCCAGATTGTCGCCATGGCTTTCGCCATTGCCGGGAATACCATCTTTCCTACCTTCCTGCTGGGGATCTGGTGGGGCCGCGCCAACAAATATGGTGCCATCGCCGGCATGCTGACGGGTCTTGGTCTTACGGTTTTCTTCTTCTTCTGGGGGAGGGGTGCCGGCAAGGGTACCTTTCTGTCCGAGCTGATTCCGTTCACCTCTTCGTCACTGATCCTGATGCCGGTGGCTTTGATTACCAATATTATCGTTTCCTCGATGACCCCGCCGCCATCTGAGGAAATCCGCAAGTTTCTCCACGAGCAGGTGCATGGGGTGAAATTTGGCTAG